One segment of Theobroma cacao cultivar B97-61/B2 chromosome 9, Criollo_cocoa_genome_V2, whole genome shotgun sequence DNA contains the following:
- the LOC18590309 gene encoding heterogeneous nuclear ribonucleoprotein Q isoform X2, translating to MPRPKANTAAESVESEGPSEPEQAVESDERVDLDEDNDPEETMEEEVEYEEVEVEEEEEEIEEEVEEEVEEEDQDNENANGADADETKLEDGDEKKKHAELLDRPPHGSEVYIGGIPHDVSPEDLKDFCESVGEVTEVRIMKGKDSSENKGFAFVTFRSVELASKAIDELNNAEFKGRKIKCSTSQSKHRLFIGNIPRSWGEEDLRKVVSEVGPGVTGLELVKDMKNSSNNRGFAFVEYYNNACAEYSRQKMMNPEFRLGDNAPTVSWADPKNADSSAASQVKAVYVKNLPKDVTQDQLKKLFEHHGKITKVVLPPAKPGQERNRIGFVHFAERSCAMKALKNTEKYELDGQVVECSLAKPQADQKTAGSSSSQNSGFLPGYPPHVGYGLVGGAYGALSPGYGVAGLAQIYDC from the exons ATGCCAAGACCAAAGGCAAATACTGCTGCTGAGTCAGTGGAATCTGAAGGACCAAGTGAGCCTGAACAGGCTGTTGAGTCTGACGAGAGGGTTGATCTTGATGAAGACAACGATCCTGAGGAGACCATGGAGGAAGAGGTGGAGTATGAAGAAGTGGAggtagaagaagaagaggaagaaataGAAGAGGAGGTGGAAGAAGaggttgaagaagaagatcaAGATAATGAAAATGCCAATGGGGCTGATGCTGATGAGACAAAACTTGAAGATGGGGACGAAAAGAAGAAACATGCTGAGCTTCTTGATCGTCCTCCTCATGGTTCTGAAGTATATATTGGAGGCATTCCACATGATGTTTCTCCGGAGGATTTGAAAGACTTTTGTGAATCTGTTGGAGAAGTTACTGAG GTTCGGATAATGAAAGGTAAAGATTCAAGTGAAAACAAGGGCTTTGCATTTGTGACCTTTAGAAGCGTAGAGTTGGCCTCTAAAGCCATTGATGAGCTAAACAATGCTGAATTTAAG ggtagaaaaattaaatgttcTACATCCCAATCAAAGCATCGATTGTTTATTGGTAATATTCCTAGAAGCTGGGGAGAGGAAGACCTGAGGAAGGTTGTGTCAGAGGTTGGGCCTGGAGTTACTGGTTTGGAATTGGTGAAG GATATGAAGAACTCAAGTAATAACAGGGGCTTTGCCTTTGTTGAGTACTATAACAATGCATGTGCTGAGTATTCGAGGCAGAAGATGATGAACCCAGAATTCAGGCTGGGTGATAATGCTCCAACTGTGAGCTGGGCTGATCCTAAAAATGCTGATTCTTCTGCTGCTTCTCAG GTAAAGGCAGTTTATGTAAAGAATTTGCCAAAGGATGTGACACAAGATCAGTTAAAGAAGCTATTTGAACATCATGGAAAGATCACAAAAGTGGTTCTGCCTCCTGCAAAACCTGGACAAGAGAGAAATAGAATTGGTTTTGTTCATTTTGCAGAGAGATCTTGTGCCATGAAAGCGCTGAAAAACACAGAAAAATACGAATTGGATG gGCAAGTTGTGGAATGTTCTCTTGCAAAACCACAAGCAGATCAAAAGACTGCTGGGAGTTCAAGTTCTCAGAATTCAGGTTTTCTTCCTGGTTATCCACCTCATGTTGGCTATGGTCTGGTTGGGGGTGCCTATGGTGCTCTAAGTCCAGGATATGGTGTTGCAGGCCTTGCACAG ATTTATGACTGCTAG
- the LOC18590309 gene encoding heterogeneous nuclear ribonucleoprotein R isoform X1 yields MPRPKANTAAESVESEGPSEPEQAVESDERVDLDEDNDPEETMEEEVEYEEVEVEEEEEEIEEEVEEEVEEEDQDNENANGADADETKLEDGDEKKKHAELLDRPPHGSEVYIGGIPHDVSPEDLKDFCESVGEVTEVRIMKGKDSSENKGFAFVTFRSVELASKAIDELNNAEFKGRKIKCSTSQSKHRLFIGNIPRSWGEEDLRKVVSEVGPGVTGLELVKDMKNSSNNRGFAFVEYYNNACAEYSRQKMMNPEFRLGDNAPTVSWADPKNADSSAASQVKAVYVKNLPKDVTQDQLKKLFEHHGKITKVVLPPAKPGQERNRIGFVHFAERSCAMKALKNTEKYELDGQVVECSLAKPQADQKTAGSSSSQNSGFLPGYPPHVGYGLVGGAYGALSPGYGVAGLAQPLIYGRGPTPTGMSMMPMLLPDGRIGYVLQQPGTQPQSPPVHQRSSRGGGKSGGSSSRGKHSNDSRRYRPY; encoded by the exons ATGCCAAGACCAAAGGCAAATACTGCTGCTGAGTCAGTGGAATCTGAAGGACCAAGTGAGCCTGAACAGGCTGTTGAGTCTGACGAGAGGGTTGATCTTGATGAAGACAACGATCCTGAGGAGACCATGGAGGAAGAGGTGGAGTATGAAGAAGTGGAggtagaagaagaagaggaagaaataGAAGAGGAGGTGGAAGAAGaggttgaagaagaagatcaAGATAATGAAAATGCCAATGGGGCTGATGCTGATGAGACAAAACTTGAAGATGGGGACGAAAAGAAGAAACATGCTGAGCTTCTTGATCGTCCTCCTCATGGTTCTGAAGTATATATTGGAGGCATTCCACATGATGTTTCTCCGGAGGATTTGAAAGACTTTTGTGAATCTGTTGGAGAAGTTACTGAG GTTCGGATAATGAAAGGTAAAGATTCAAGTGAAAACAAGGGCTTTGCATTTGTGACCTTTAGAAGCGTAGAGTTGGCCTCTAAAGCCATTGATGAGCTAAACAATGCTGAATTTAAG ggtagaaaaattaaatgttcTACATCCCAATCAAAGCATCGATTGTTTATTGGTAATATTCCTAGAAGCTGGGGAGAGGAAGACCTGAGGAAGGTTGTGTCAGAGGTTGGGCCTGGAGTTACTGGTTTGGAATTGGTGAAG GATATGAAGAACTCAAGTAATAACAGGGGCTTTGCCTTTGTTGAGTACTATAACAATGCATGTGCTGAGTATTCGAGGCAGAAGATGATGAACCCAGAATTCAGGCTGGGTGATAATGCTCCAACTGTGAGCTGGGCTGATCCTAAAAATGCTGATTCTTCTGCTGCTTCTCAG GTAAAGGCAGTTTATGTAAAGAATTTGCCAAAGGATGTGACACAAGATCAGTTAAAGAAGCTATTTGAACATCATGGAAAGATCACAAAAGTGGTTCTGCCTCCTGCAAAACCTGGACAAGAGAGAAATAGAATTGGTTTTGTTCATTTTGCAGAGAGATCTTGTGCCATGAAAGCGCTGAAAAACACAGAAAAATACGAATTGGATG gGCAAGTTGTGGAATGTTCTCTTGCAAAACCACAAGCAGATCAAAAGACTGCTGGGAGTTCAAGTTCTCAGAATTCAGGTTTTCTTCCTGGTTATCCACCTCATGTTGGCTATGGTCTGGTTGGGGGTGCCTATGGTGCTCTAAGTCCAGGATATGGTGTTGCAGGCCTTGCACAG CCCTTAATCTATGGTAGGGGACCAACCCCTACTGGCATGTCAATGATGCCAATGCTTCTACCTGATGGACGGATTGGATATGTTCT GCAACAACCAGGAACTCAACCTCAAAGCCCACCTGTACATCAGAGAAGTAGTAGGGGTGGTGGCAAGAGTGGTGGCAGCTCAAGCAGGGGAAAACACAGCAATGATAGTAGGCGGTATCGCCCCTATTGA
- the LOC18590310 gene encoding DNA polymerase epsilon subunit 3: MEKAVPEAEELPKAIVRRVVKDKLSDCSPDYDINVHKDALLAFTESARIFIHYLSATANDICKESRRQTINAEDVFKALEEIEFSEFVKPLRASLAEFRRKNAGKKGGATREKEVKKKRKVEEPSGKSGSKSKQNKGEDDNEEEREEGEEEAEEDENNGNE; encoded by the exons ATGGAGAAAGCGGTACCGGAAGCAGAAGAACTGCCGAAGGCTATCGTGCGCCGGGTGGTGAAGGATAAGCTTTCCGATTGTTCCCCCGACTACGACATTAACGTTCACAAAGACGCCCTCCTCGCTTTCACCGAAAGCGCTCGCATTTTCATCCACTACCTTTCCGCCac GGCAAATGATATCTGCAAGGAATCGAGGAGGCAAACGATAAATGCGGAGGATGTGTTTAAAGCACTGGAAGAAATTGAATTCTCGGAATTTGTTAAACCTCTTAGGGCTTCCCTTGCTG AGTTCAGGAGGAAGAATGCTGGGAAAAAGGGTGGAGCAACAAGGGAAAAAGaagtgaagaagaagaggaaggtGGAAGAGCCATCTGGCAAGAGTGGAAGTAAaagcaaacaaaataaagGGGAGGATGataatgaagaagaaagagaagaaggagaagaagaagcagaagAAGATGAGAACAATGGAAATGAGTAA
- the LOC18590312 gene encoding probable calcium-binding protein CML48 has protein sequence MASSRGYSSHSYAPSAPELPPQSYGQQQQQDNYSYNHHGGSRPSHSYYGQHQQQPSYGQASFPAGTHPEVIRAFEMVDRDRSGFIDENELQRALSSGYQRFNIRTIRLLMFLFKNPHDSLKIGPREFAALWSCLGQWRAIFERFDRDKSGKIDLMELRDALYSLGYAIPPSVLQVLISKYDNGSGRKVELNFDSFVECGMIVKGLTEKFKEKDPRYTGSATLTYDSFMSIVIPFLVSYD, from the exons ATGGCTTCTTCGAGGGGCTATTCATCTCATTCCTATGCACCATCAGCACCAGAGCTGCCCCCACAATCCTACGGGCAGCAGCAGCAACAGGATAACTACTCTTATAATCATCATGGCGGCTCTCGTCCTAGTCACAGCTATTACGGGCAGCACCAGCAGCAGCCAAGTTATGGGCAGGCTTCGTTTCCAGCAGGAACGCACCCAGAAGTGATAAGGGCGTTTGAGATGGTGGACAGGGATAGAAGTGGATTCATCGATGAAAATGAGTTGCAACGGGCTCTGTCTTCAGGCTACCAGAGGTTTAATATCAGGACTATAAGATTGCTCATGTTCTTGTTCAAGAACCCACATGATTCTCTCAAAATTG gGCCCAGAGAGTTTGCTGCACTGTGGAGTTGCCTTGGTCAGTGGCGG GCCATATTTGAGAGATTTGATAGAGATAAGAGTGGGAAAATTGATTTGATGGAACTGAGGGATGCTCTATACAGCCTTGGATATGCAATTCCACCTTCTGTCCTTCAGGTTCTAATTTCCAAGTATGACAATGGAAGTGGCAGGAAGGTTGAACTCAATTTCGACAGTTTTGTTGA GTGCGGGATGATTGTAAAG GGCTTGActgaaaaattcaaggaaaaggATCCACGCTATACTGGTTCAGCAACGCTTACCTACGATTCATTCATGTCTATAGTCATTCCATTTCTTGTTTCATATGACTGA
- the LOC18590313 gene encoding cytochrome c oxidase assembly protein COX11, mitochondrial — protein MSWSRLSSRISFLNQQFLSRESRFLPDALYPRYKFFEASIGCGNNAWGSMPRCDFSTRPLTKSFDFHPYGSQCFGRLSPFSIQRHYASHASHASKEKKSKKTLLYLTALVFAMVGSSYAAVPLYRRFCQATGYGGTVQRRESVEEKIARHAKDGTVATREIVVQFNADVADGMPWKFIPTQREVRVKPGESALAFYTAENRSSTPITGVSTYNVTPMKAAVYFNKIQCFCFEEQRLLPGEQIDMPVFFYIDPEFETDPRMDGINNLILSYTFFKVSEE, from the exons ATGTCATGGTCAAGACTTTCTAGTAGAATCAGTTTCTTGAATCAACAATTTTTGTCTCGTGAATCAAG GTTTCTTCCTGATGCCTTATATCCAAGATACAAGTTCTTTGAAGCTTCTATTGGGTGTGGCAACAATGCTTGGGGTTCGATGCCAAGATGTGACTTTAGCACAAGGCCTTTAACGAAGTCTTTTGATTTCCATCCTTATGGTTCTCAATGTTTTGGGAGATTGTCTCCCTTTAGCATTCAGCGGCATTATGCTTCACATGCTTCCCATGCttccaaagagaaaaaatccaaaaagacTCTTTTGTATCTTACAGCATTGGTTTTTGCAATGGTGGGAAGTAGTTATGCTGCTGTCCCTTTGTACCGAAGATTTTGCCAGGCTACTGGGTATGGCGGTACTGTCCAACGCCGTGAG aGTGTTGAAGAGAAGATTGCTCGGCATGCAAAAGATGGGACAGTAGCAACAAG GGAGATAGTTGTCCAATTCAATGCTGATGTGGCAGATGGAATGCCCTGGAAATTTATTCCGACTCAAAGAGAG GTGAGAGTCAAGCCTGGAGAAAGTGCCCTTGCATTTTATACTGCTGAAAATCGAAGTTCAACGCCCATAACTGGTGTCTCTACATATAACGTCACCCCTATGAAG GCTGCAGTTTACTTCAATAAAATACAGTGCTTTTGCTTTGAGGAGCAGCGTCTTCTTCCTGGAGAGCAGATTGACATGCCT GTTTTCTTCTACATAGATCCTGAGTTTGAAACAGATCCCCGAATGGATGGTATCAACAACCTGATCTTATCTTATACATTTTTCAAGGTTTCTGAAGAATAA